From Spirosoma aerolatum, one genomic window encodes:
- a CDS encoding TMEM175 family protein, whose protein sequence is MADFQENETLRMETFSDGVFAIDITLLTFQLKTPSLRATTSSQSLALALFHQWPNYIAYFVSFTTIFIIWLNHHRMYNVIQRSDVRFMFYNGLLLLLVSIIPFTTSLLADYINTPAHSLSSALYMFLFSGISWVLFVMWTYATDNYRLIKHPVGDVRIHTIRASHLISAITYAFAAVVSFLLPFLSILVGLGMVVYLSQLKYHRNKVV, encoded by the coding sequence ATGGCAGATTTCCAGGAAAACGAAACCCTACGCATGGAAACCTTCAGCGATGGGGTTTTCGCCATTGACATTACCCTGCTTACGTTTCAGTTAAAAACGCCCAGTCTGCGGGCTACAACCTCCAGCCAGTCGCTGGCCTTAGCGCTGTTTCATCAATGGCCAAATTACATCGCCTATTTTGTCAGCTTCACAACCATCTTTATCATCTGGCTCAATCATCATCGGATGTACAATGTCATCCAGCGTAGCGATGTCCGGTTTATGTTTTACAACGGCCTTCTGCTACTACTAGTCAGTATTATTCCGTTTACGACCTCGCTACTGGCCGATTATATCAACACTCCGGCTCATTCTCTTTCGTCGGCGCTGTATATGTTCCTTTTCTCCGGGATTTCCTGGGTCTTATTTGTGATGTGGACCTATGCTACCGACAACTATCGACTCATTAAACACCCTGTTGGCGACGTACGTATACACACCATTCGGGCCAGCCATCTGATTAGTGCCATTACGTATGCATTTGCCGCTGTTGTATCCTTTTTACTACCATTCCTTAGTATTCTGGTTGGTTTGGGAATGGTTGTCTATTTATCACAATTGAAATATCACCGCAACAAAGTCGTTTAA
- a CDS encoding peptidoglycan DD-metalloendopeptidase family protein, whose protein sequence is MVIKYYSHLLLAGLIAGWLSACTGIGPATNLFRSTSPHDQYGQSLKEAKLDQTALGTDWLAAADRALHDSLKITVPYRESGYFSANKAFAVGYRLDGQRGDRFLIRVETQGQKTTQIFIDVFSLDDRNRMSLTAASKADTNVLTWEPRKNQPYLIRIQPELLRSASYTISITREPALAFPVKGRDSRQISSYFGAARDGGRRRHEGIDIFAPKGTPALASANGVVTGVGTNSLGGNVAFLTDNEREIRLYYAHLDSWHVNNGQRVSVGDTIGFVGNTGNARTTGPHLHFGIYGLTDGATDPLPFVRLGRGPAKQMPLSTARLGDSIRVSAAKSLVRLSPGSESPIVRELPKLSALTILGGTETWLRIETPDGLTGYVLNSTTETPKQPIRRLTLSTPGTLRDAADQQAGIITTLPIGSTVDVLARTDVFQLVRSSTGKTGWLPVTASSAQSINSTAR, encoded by the coding sequence ATGGTAATTAAGTATTATTCTCACCTTCTTTTGGCAGGACTTATCGCTGGCTGGCTTAGTGCCTGCACAGGTATTGGACCGGCCACCAATTTGTTTCGTTCCACGTCGCCCCACGATCAATACGGCCAATCGCTTAAGGAAGCAAAGCTGGATCAGACCGCCCTGGGTACCGATTGGCTGGCGGCTGCCGACCGAGCTCTCCACGACTCGCTGAAAATCACGGTTCCATACCGGGAAAGTGGTTATTTTTCGGCCAACAAAGCATTTGCTGTAGGCTATCGGCTGGATGGACAACGGGGAGATCGGTTCCTGATTCGGGTAGAAACACAGGGGCAAAAAACCACGCAGATTTTTATCGATGTATTTTCGCTTGACGATCGAAACCGGATGTCTTTAACGGCAGCATCGAAAGCCGATACGAATGTGCTGACCTGGGAGCCTCGAAAAAATCAGCCGTATCTGATCCGTATTCAGCCAGAACTACTCCGAAGCGCCAGCTACACCATTTCAATTACACGTGAACCTGCTTTGGCTTTTCCCGTCAAAGGGCGCGATAGTCGTCAAATTAGCAGCTATTTTGGCGCAGCCCGCGATGGAGGTCGCCGTCGGCACGAGGGTATTGATATTTTTGCTCCCAAAGGAACGCCCGCACTCGCTTCGGCCAATGGAGTTGTTACAGGCGTTGGCACTAACTCGCTGGGTGGCAACGTTGCCTTCCTGACGGATAACGAACGAGAAATCCGGCTTTATTACGCTCATCTGGACAGTTGGCATGTCAATAATGGGCAACGCGTTTCGGTAGGCGATACGATTGGCTTCGTGGGTAATACCGGCAATGCCCGTACAACTGGCCCTCATCTGCATTTTGGCATTTATGGCTTGACAGATGGAGCTACTGACCCGCTCCCTTTCGTTCGACTTGGGCGCGGCCCGGCCAAACAGATGCCCCTGTCTACTGCCCGTTTAGGTGATTCGATACGTGTGTCGGCCGCAAAATCGCTGGTTCGCCTGTCACCTGGCAGTGAGTCGCCTATCGTGCGTGAGTTGCCTAAATTATCAGCTTTGACCATTCTCGGCGGAACGGAAACCTGGTTACGAATCGAAACCCCGGATGGCCTGACAGGCTATGTTCTCAATAGTACTACAGAAACGCCTAAACAGCCCATTCGGCGTTTAACGTTATCGACACCGGGTACGCTTCGGGATGCTGCTGACCAACAGGCGGGGATTATCACTACATTACCTATAGGCTCTACCGTCGATGTGCTAGCCCGAACCGATGTCTTCCAACTTGTCCGAAGTTCTACTGGAAAAACAGGCTGGTTACCAGTGACAGCCAGCTCGGCCCAATCAATCAATTCGACCGCTCGTTAA
- a CDS encoding hemerythrin domain-containing protein, with translation MNTLERPDTFRKVHKALRKTLFDTTYLAGRTDFTIDHELEALKAQVNELVHFLHMHAHKEEAYSLPLIEAKCPGASAHDQAEHEKIDQLIADLEHRLATTQASPLSVRPGLGYDFYLALNRFVSVYLMHMDEEETDTTAQTYALCTDEEIQSVTREIIASMSPADAGLSYRYMIPALHSGERTAFFKEVQATAPPFVLQNLLSVASTTLSDSEFQQLETAVVRRVETRNF, from the coding sequence ATGAACACCTTAGAACGTCCCGACACCTTCCGCAAAGTGCATAAAGCCCTGCGTAAAACGCTGTTCGATACTACCTATTTAGCAGGTCGCACCGATTTTACGATCGACCATGAGCTGGAAGCCCTAAAAGCCCAGGTTAACGAGCTGGTTCACTTCCTGCATATGCATGCACACAAAGAAGAAGCGTATAGCCTACCCCTTATCGAAGCCAAATGTCCCGGTGCATCGGCTCATGACCAGGCCGAACATGAAAAAATCGATCAGCTCATTGCCGATCTTGAGCATCGGTTGGCAACCACCCAGGCCAGCCCTTTATCCGTCCGGCCTGGTCTGGGCTATGATTTTTATCTGGCACTTAATCGGTTTGTATCGGTCTACCTGATGCATATGGACGAAGAAGAAACCGACACTACCGCGCAAACCTACGCCCTCTGTACAGACGAAGAGATTCAGAGTGTTACGCGGGAAATTATTGCTAGTATGTCGCCAGCCGATGCTGGTTTATCGTATCGGTATATGATTCCAGCCCTGCACTCCGGCGAACGAACAGCTTTCTTCAAAGAAGTACAGGCAACTGCTCCGCCTTTTGTTCTGCAAAACCTTCTAAGCGTAGCCAGCACAACACTATCTGACAGTGAGTTCCAACAGTTAGAAACCGCTGTAGTAAGGCGGGTGGAAACCCGCAATTTTTAG